The Bernardetia litoralis DSM 6794 genome includes a window with the following:
- a CDS encoding bifunctional nuclease family protein, with product MNKIRLQILGLSSSQSQSDSFALILEEEEGNRRLPIIIGRFEAQAIAIEIEKVTSTRPMTHDLFKSLATQFQFKLNEVVISDLREGIFYAEMIYIDEREGKKIIVDARPSDAIAIGLRFDAPIFTTDTIMREAGITTTNTSEEEALEQEEPTEPKKTKKKAISLEAMSIVELEAEMEKAVSDEDYEKAAKIRDEMNRRN from the coding sequence GTGAACAAAATTCGCTTACAAATATTAGGACTTTCTTCTAGCCAATCTCAATCTGATTCTTTTGCCTTAATTTTGGAGGAAGAAGAAGGTAATCGTCGTTTGCCTATCATTATAGGCAGATTTGAAGCACAGGCAATCGCCATAGAAATAGAAAAAGTTACTTCGACTCGCCCAATGACACATGATTTATTCAAGTCTTTGGCTACTCAATTTCAATTCAAACTCAATGAAGTTGTGATTTCTGACCTTCGTGAAGGAATTTTTTATGCAGAAATGATTTATATAGACGAGCGTGAGGGCAAAAAAATAATTGTAGATGCACGCCCTTCTGATGCCATTGCTATTGGCTTGCGTTTTGATGCGCCTATTTTCACAACGGATACTATCATGCGTGAAGCAGGAATTACAACTACAAATACATCCGAAGAAGAAGCATTAGAGCAAGAAGAACCAACAGAACCTAAGAAAACAAAGAAAAAAGCTATTTCTTTGGAAGCTATGTCGATAGTTGAATTAGAAGCTGAAATGGAAAAAGCTGTTTCAGATGAAGATTATGAGAAAGCTGCAAAGATTAGAGATGAAATGAATAGAAGAAATTAA
- a CDS encoding CNNM domain-containing protein, whose protein sequence is MTLLLIYGVISIFFSFLCSILEAVLLSVTPTFINIKIREGKQYATILENLKKDVDKPLIAILTVNTIAHTVGAILVGVQAESLPYQIDIFGVNVVGIVSTIMTFLILVLSEIIPKTIGATYWKQLANFTAKALVILITPLKYTGILWLLQLTTKVIGGKGHHGSVLSREDFSVMTDIAHQEGVFEESESKVIKNLLNFKKIQAKDIMTPRTVMESTSEDLTVEEFFKKNQNTRFSRIPIYKSKTDNITGLILKDEVFKEMANGNGAKKLAEIKRNILFIQRSLPIPSLFNQLVESKNHLALVVDEYGSVSGIVTMEDVIETLLGLEIMDETDRDDNMQELARKNWEKRAKRLGIIEDDAKE, encoded by the coding sequence ATGACACTTCTTTTAATTTATGGTGTGATTTCAATTTTTTTCTCTTTTTTGTGTTCTATTTTAGAAGCTGTATTGTTGAGTGTTACGCCTACTTTCATAAACATAAAAATTAGAGAGGGCAAACAATACGCAACTATTTTAGAAAATCTAAAAAAAGATGTCGATAAACCACTCATTGCTATTCTGACCGTAAACACAATAGCGCATACAGTAGGCGCAATACTTGTTGGTGTTCAAGCAGAAAGTTTGCCCTACCAAATAGATATTTTTGGAGTTAATGTTGTAGGTATTGTATCTACTATCATGACTTTTTTAATCTTAGTTTTGTCAGAAATTATTCCAAAAACTATTGGAGCTACTTATTGGAAACAACTCGCCAATTTTACGGCAAAGGCATTAGTCATACTTATTACTCCCCTAAAATACACAGGAATTTTGTGGCTGTTACAACTGACAACTAAAGTGATAGGAGGAAAAGGGCATCATGGTTCTGTTTTGAGCAGAGAAGATTTTTCGGTTATGACTGATATAGCACATCAAGAGGGGGTTTTTGAAGAATCTGAATCAAAAGTTATCAAGAATTTACTCAATTTTAAAAAGATACAAGCCAAAGATATAATGACTCCACGAACAGTTATGGAATCGACTTCTGAAGATTTGACAGTAGAAGAGTTTTTTAAAAAAAATCAAAATACTCGTTTTTCAAGAATACCTATTTACAAATCAAAAACTGATAATATTACTGGATTAATACTCAAAGATGAAGTTTTTAAAGAAATGGCAAACGGAAATGGCGCAAAAAAATTAGCTGAGATAAAACGTAATATTTTGTTTATACAACGAAGTTTGCCTATTCCCTCTTTATTTAATCAACTTGTAGAAAGCAAAAATCATTTGGCTCTTGTGGTAGATGAATACGGTTCTGTGAGTGGAATCGTAACAATGGAAGATGTCATCGAAACTTTATTAGGTTTGGAAATTATGGACGAAACCGACAGAGATGATAATATGCAAGAATTAGCTAGAAAAAATTGGGAAAAACGAGCAAAACGACTAGGAATTATTGAAGATGATGCGAAAGAATAG
- a CDS encoding histidine phosphatase family protein encodes MYYENLYTRQIIYIIRHGQTEYNSLGLVQGCSIDSDLNDVGIQQTELFFQKHEPTKYLCRFLCFSVER; translated from the coding sequence ATCTATTATGAAAACCTCTACACTAGACAAATTATTTATATTATTAGGCACGGACAAACCGAATACAATAGCTTAGGTTTAGTTCAAGGTTGTAGCATTGATTCCGATTTGAATGATGTCGGAATACAACAAACCGAGTTATTTTTTCAAAAACACGAACCTACAAAATATCTTTGTAGGTTTTTATGCTTTTCGGTTGAGAGATAA
- a CDS encoding tyrosine-type recombinase/integrase — translation MKNSNSNIGSNQSLQKVSKNNFGLNQTIKYFEHSLEKPHNYVRIAKQYLVFTMEFNFSIDKMSLNMFVEKKAAVYKTACNKFLRFAQKNEIHRVYDDFTPNYKGNKYVLTFLANAQLSENSKETYSRALQEFYSFMDSKALPPNRTTVLAFVQQCKNNGLSPYTTNTYIAAIKGFVQFCILKRDEIKIEPDLVEQMRDVSTVKSLKLGGTTKKYAKDSLTEIERTHLLKTITNPKDKAIIGLMAYQGLRTIEVVRLSWKDIKVREGKNYLAVWGKGREEKELIPLLSETYKILIDYQMSITRPEGSMFDFKETSSIRKITNKWLTEAGLKRENVSAHSLRHTVAQLMLDKGIPKPMVQRFLRHKSESMTSTYTAKQEDREFLNYEF, via the coding sequence GTGAAAAACTCAAATTCAAATATAGGCTCAAATCAGTCTTTACAAAAAGTATCAAAGAATAATTTTGGTCTCAATCAAACCATAAAATACTTTGAACATTCATTAGAAAAACCTCATAATTACGTCCGAATAGCAAAGCAATATTTAGTTTTTACGATGGAATTTAATTTTTCTATTGATAAAATGAGTTTAAATATGTTTGTAGAAAAAAAAGCAGCCGTTTATAAAACAGCTTGTAATAAGTTTCTGAGATTTGCTCAAAAGAATGAAATTCATAGAGTTTATGATGATTTTACACCAAATTATAAAGGAAATAAATATGTTTTGACGTTTCTTGCTAATGCACAATTAAGCGAAAATAGTAAAGAAACATATTCTAGGGCATTGCAAGAATTTTATTCTTTTATGGATTCAAAAGCTCTTCCTCCTAATCGAACTACTGTTTTGGCGTTTGTTCAACAGTGTAAAAATAATGGATTGAGTCCATATACCACAAACACATATATTGCAGCCATAAAAGGGTTTGTTCAGTTTTGTATTTTGAAACGAGATGAAATAAAAATTGAGCCTGATTTGGTAGAACAAATGCGTGATGTTTCTACTGTAAAAAGTTTGAAGTTAGGAGGAACAACAAAAAAATATGCAAAGGATTCGCTTACAGAAATAGAGCGCACTCATTTATTAAAAACAATCACAAATCCAAAAGATAAAGCAATTATCGGACTTATGGCATATCAAGGTTTGAGAACGATTGAAGTGGTGCGTTTGTCGTGGAAAGATATAAAAGTAAGAGAAGGAAAAAATTACTTAGCTGTTTGGGGAAAAGGACGAGAAGAAAAAGAACTTATTCCACTTTTATCAGAAACCTACAAGATTTTAATAGATTATCAAATGTCAATTACTCGTCCAGAGGGAAGTATGTTTGATTTTAAAGAAACGAGTAGCATCAGAAAAATTACAAATAAATGGCTGACAGAAGCAGGGCTAAAACGAGAAAATGTTTCTGCACATAGTTTGCGCCACACCGTTGCACAGCTTATGCTTGATAAAGGCATTCCAAAACCAATGGTTCAGCGTTTTCTACGACACAAATCTGAATCTATGACAAGCACCTACACAGCAAAACAAGAAGATAGAGAGTTTTTGAATTATGAGTTTTAA
- a CDS encoding phosphoribosylaminoimidazolesuccinocarboxamide synthase produces the protein MTSKSSLKDSALKFENQTDFYQGKVRDVYSFPNFVAMVASDRISAFDVVLPKPIPYKGQVLNQLAAYFLQNARDIVPNWFETSPHPQVSIGKKAKTLPVEMVIRGYLAGHAWRTYNEGKRVLCGVELPEGMKENDKFPTPIITPSTKAENGAHDEDISEKEILKQGLVTETQWKKMVEYTHLLFKRGTALAAERGLILVDTKYEFGVFVDENNEESVILIDEIHTPDSSRYFYAKEYHEKQEKGERQNQLSKEFVREWLMENGFQGKEEQKIPEMTPEVIDRISQRYCHLYFLLTGKELDKNADLMNEEKIFESVISYQESVTS, from the coding sequence ATGACCTCAAAATCTTCTTTAAAAGATTCAGCATTGAAATTTGAAAATCAAACCGATTTTTATCAAGGAAAAGTAAGAGATGTATATTCTTTTCCAAACTTTGTAGCAATGGTTGCCTCTGACCGTATTTCAGCTTTTGATGTTGTCTTACCAAAACCAATCCCTTATAAAGGACAAGTGTTGAATCAACTAGCAGCTTATTTTCTTCAAAATGCAAGAGATATTGTTCCCAATTGGTTCGAAACAAGTCCACACCCACAAGTTAGTATTGGTAAAAAAGCCAAAACTCTGCCTGTTGAGATGGTTATTCGTGGATATTTGGCTGGACACGCTTGGAGAACCTACAACGAAGGTAAACGAGTTTTGTGTGGTGTAGAATTGCCAGAAGGAATGAAAGAAAATGATAAATTTCCAACCCCTATAATTACGCCTTCTACAAAAGCTGAAAATGGAGCGCACGATGAAGATATTTCAGAAAAAGAAATATTAAAACAAGGCTTAGTAACAGAAACTCAATGGAAAAAAATGGTAGAATATACACATTTACTTTTCAAAAGAGGAACAGCACTTGCAGCCGAACGTGGTCTTATTTTGGTAGATACAAAATATGAGTTTGGTGTTTTTGTTGATGAAAATAATGAAGAATCTGTCATTTTGATAGATGAAATTCATACACCTGATTCTTCTCGTTATTTTTATGCAAAGGAATATCACGAAAAACAGGAAAAAGGAGAACGTCAAAATCAACTTTCTAAAGAATTTGTAAGAGAATGGCTTATGGAAAATGGCTTTCAAGGAAAAGAAGAACAAAAAATTCCAGAAATGACTCCAGAAGTAATTGACCGAATTTCGCAGCGTTATTGCCATCTTTATTTTTTATTGACAGGAAAAGAACTTGATAAAAATGCTGACTTAATGAATGAAGAAAAAATCTTTGAATCAGTTATCAGTTATCAAGAATCAGTTACCAGTTAA